One genomic segment of Devosia sp. includes these proteins:
- a CDS encoding M3 family oligoendopeptidase, with protein MSATAQKGHNQFGNLPVWDLNDLYPGQDSAEFKAGLDEAKALAAKFEADYKGKLAELTGSGKLIEAIKDSEKLDDLTGKIGSFSFLHYAQDTQDGDRVKFMGDTNEALTNLSTKTLFFGLELNRIDDADLESALNADPELSRYRTWLAELRKAKPYQLDDKLEELFHDKSATAFSAWNRLYDETLSSLEFDVEGEKLNISLTLHILSEDEDEAKREAAFNALAKVLKANGRLFTHITNVLAKDKEISDRWRGYKDIADSRHMANSVEREVVDALQSAVQAAYPRLSHRYYKMKAKWFGKDKLNAWDRNAPLPTSDERIWDWDTAVTTVMDAYGRFSPDLAEVAKPFFNSGWIDAPTGNGKLSGAFAHPTVPSAHPYLMLNYLGRTRDIMTLAHELGHGVHQRLAAAQGPILANTPLTLAETASVFGEMLTFRALLDKTTDPKQRFALLSSKVEDMLNTVVRQIAFYTFERKVHTARRQGELRAEEINAMWLEVQAESLGDAIIANEGYEVFWTYIPHFIHSPFYVYAYAFGDCLVNSLYAQYEKASDGFAERYFELLKAGGSKHHSELLAPFGLDAKDPQFWSLGLSMIEGLIDELEATSP; from the coding sequence ATGTCCGCAACCGCTCAAAAGGGCCACAACCAGTTCGGTAACCTGCCGGTCTGGGATCTCAACGATCTCTATCCGGGCCAGGACAGCGCCGAATTCAAGGCGGGCCTGGACGAGGCCAAGGCGTTGGCGGCCAAATTCGAGGCTGACTACAAGGGCAAACTGGCGGAGCTGACCGGTTCGGGCAAGCTGATCGAGGCGATCAAGGACAGTGAGAAATTAGATGACTTGACGGGCAAGATTGGATCGTTCTCGTTTCTCCACTACGCGCAGGACACCCAAGACGGTGACCGAGTCAAATTCATGGGCGACACCAACGAGGCGCTCACTAATCTGTCAACCAAGACATTGTTCTTTGGCCTGGAACTGAATCGAATAGACGATGCCGACCTTGAGTCGGCGCTCAATGCCGATCCAGAACTGTCGCGATATCGCACTTGGCTCGCTGAGCTCCGCAAAGCAAAGCCATATCAGCTCGATGACAAGCTAGAAGAACTGTTCCACGACAAGTCTGCAACAGCTTTCTCAGCTTGGAATCGACTTTATGACGAAACTTTATCAAGCCTTGAGTTTGACGTTGAAGGCGAAAAGCTAAACATCTCCCTCACGCTTCACATCTTGAGTGAAGATGAAGATGAGGCCAAACGCGAAGCCGCCTTCAACGCCCTGGCCAAGGTTTTGAAGGCCAATGGGCGCCTTTTCACCCACATCACCAATGTCCTGGCCAAGGACAAGGAAATCTCCGACCGCTGGCGCGGCTATAAGGACATTGCAGATAGCCGCCACATGGCCAATTCGGTCGAGCGCGAAGTTGTGGATGCGCTCCAGTCCGCCGTGCAGGCGGCCTATCCGCGCCTCTCGCACCGCTACTACAAGATGAAAGCCAAATGGTTCGGCAAGGACAAGCTCAATGCCTGGGACCGCAACGCGCCCCTGCCCACCAGCGACGAGCGCATCTGGGATTGGGACACCGCCGTCACCACCGTGATGGACGCCTATGGCCGCTTCTCGCCGGATCTGGCAGAGGTCGCAAAGCCCTTCTTCAATTCCGGCTGGATCGATGCGCCGACCGGCAATGGCAAGCTTTCGGGCGCCTTTGCCCACCCCACCGTGCCCAGCGCCCACCCCTATCTGATGCTGAACTATCTCGGGCGCACCCGCGATATCATGACCCTGGCCCATGAACTGGGCCACGGCGTGCACCAGCGCCTCGCCGCAGCCCAGGGCCCGATCCTCGCCAATACGCCGCTGACCCTGGCCGAGACTGCCTCGGTCTTCGGCGAAATGCTGACTTTCCGGGCCCTGCTCGACAAGACCACGGATCCGAAACAGCGCTTTGCCCTGCTGTCGTCCAAGGTCGAGGACATGCTCAACACCGTGGTGCGCCAGATCGCCTTCTATACCTTCGAGCGCAAGGTCCACACCGCGCGCCGCCAGGGTGAATTGCGCGCCGAAGAAATCAACGCCATGTGGCTCGAGGTGCAGGCGGAGTCACTCGGCGACGCCATCATTGCCAATGAAGGCTACGAGGTCTTCTGGACCTATATTCCGCACTTCATCCACTCGCCCTTCTATGTCTATGCCTATGCCTTCGGCGATTGCCTTGTGAACTCGCTCTATGCGCAGTATGAGAAGGCCAGCGATGGCTTTGCGGAGCGCTATTTCGAGCTTCTGAAGGCCGGGGGGAGCAAGCACCATTCCGAACTGTTGGCGCCGTTCGGGCTCGACGCCAAGGACCCCCAATTCTGGTCGCTCGGCCTTTCCATGATTGAGGGGCTGATCGACGAACTGGAAGCCACCTCTCCCTGA
- a CDS encoding aa3-type cytochrome c oxidase subunit IV has translation MAKHHAEPHPAPVLESAMDYAEHEKTYDGFVLGVKWSIYALAALMVILFFVINP, from the coding sequence ATGGCCAAACACCACGCCGAACCCCACCCAGCACCCGTACTGGAATCCGCCATGGACTATGCCGAACACGAAAAAACCTATGACGGCTTTGTCCTGGGCGTGAAGTGGTCCATTTACGCCCTCGCGGCCCTGATGGTCATTTTGTTCTTCGTGATCAATCCCTGA
- a CDS encoding Re/Si-specific NAD(P)(+) transhydrogenase subunit alpha, with protein sequence MKIAVLRERFEGESRVAATPETVGKLIVLGAAVTVEKGAGQASRLSDNLYQEAGATLAATTAATVKDADIVLCVRRPRATDIAGTAKGALVIGALDPYGNEADIAALAKAGVSAVAMEFMPRITRAQVMDILSSQANLAGYQAVVEAAAVFERAMPMMMTAAGTVRPAKAFVMGAGVAGLQAIATAKRLGAVVSATDVRAAAGEQVESLGAKFIMTEALKDASGTGGYARELTKDEQAAQAELVAGHISKQDIVITTALIPGRPAPKLVTKAMVESMAPGSVIVDLAAERGGNVELTQPGKVIDHNGVTIIGHTNLAGRIPTTASQLYARNLLSFIDTLVDKKEKKLAINWDDELVKATVLTRDGAVVHPNFVGAAAAEAPKPVAKPKAAPKKPATKPVAKAAPAKAAPAKTGATGKPAAPKKAAPKAQAAPVPEAVVTPAPAAPVVARKAPARKANAPKADAAAKKPAAQKPAAKKPAAPKEGK encoded by the coding sequence ATGAAAATTGCCGTTCTGCGTGAACGGTTCGAGGGTGAAAGCCGCGTCGCGGCAACGCCCGAGACCGTCGGCAAGCTTATCGTCCTGGGCGCCGCCGTGACGGTGGAAAAGGGCGCCGGGCAGGCCTCCCGCCTGTCCGACAATCTGTACCAGGAAGCGGGCGCCACGCTTGCTGCCACCACGGCCGCAACCGTCAAGGACGCCGACATCGTTCTTTGCGTCCGCCGCCCCCGCGCCACCGATATCGCCGGCACTGCCAAGGGTGCGCTGGTGATCGGCGCGCTTGATCCTTATGGCAACGAGGCCGATATCGCCGCCCTGGCCAAGGCCGGCGTCTCGGCGGTGGCCATGGAATTCATGCCGCGCATCACCCGCGCCCAGGTCATGGACATCCTCTCCTCCCAGGCTAATCTGGCCGGCTACCAGGCGGTTGTTGAGGCCGCTGCCGTCTTCGAACGCGCCATGCCGATGATGATGACGGCCGCCGGCACCGTGCGCCCGGCCAAGGCCTTCGTCATGGGCGCCGGCGTGGCGGGCCTTCAGGCCATCGCCACCGCCAAGCGCCTGGGCGCGGTCGTCTCGGCCACCGACGTGCGCGCCGCCGCCGGCGAGCAGGTCGAATCCCTCGGCGCCAAATTCATCATGACCGAGGCCCTCAAGGATGCCTCGGGCACCGGTGGCTATGCGCGCGAATTGACCAAGGACGAACAGGCCGCACAGGCAGAACTGGTCGCCGGGCACATTTCCAAGCAGGACATCGTCATCACCACCGCCCTCATTCCGGGCCGGCCGGCACCCAAGCTGGTGACAAAGGCCATGGTTGAATCGATGGCGCCCGGTTCGGTGATCGTCGACCTCGCCGCCGAACGTGGCGGCAATGTCGAACTGACCCAGCCGGGCAAGGTCATCGACCATAATGGCGTGACCATTATCGGCCATACCAATCTGGCGGGCCGCATTCCCACCACCGCCAGCCAGCTCTACGCACGCAACCTGCTCTCCTTCATCGACACCCTGGTGGACAAGAAGGAGAAAAAGCTCGCGATCAACTGGGATGACGAACTGGTCAAGGCCACTGTGCTGACCCGCGACGGCGCGGTGGTTCACCCCAATTTCGTCGGCGCCGCTGCGGCCGAAGCACCCAAGCCTGTGGCCAAGCCCAAGGCTGCGCCGAAAAAGCCAGCAACAAAGCCTGTGGCCAAGGCCGCCCCGGCCAAGGCCGCCCCGGCCAAGACCGGCGCCACCGGCAAACCGGCCGCTCCCAAGAAGGCAGCACCAAAGGCGCAAGCCGCACCAGTGCCCGAGGCAGTGGTCACGCCCGCCCCCGCTGCGCCTGTCGTCGCCAGGAAAGCCCCCGCTCGCAAGGCAAATGCGCCAAAGGCCGATGCCGCCGCCAAGAAGCCCGCAGCGCAAAAACCGGCCGCCAAGAAGCCAGCCGCTCCCAAGGAAGGAAAGTAA
- a CDS encoding proton-translocating transhydrogenase family protein, whose translation MDVSAIDPFTFRLAIFVLAIFVGYFVVWSVTPALHTPLMSVTNAISSVIVVGALLAVGVNMVHDASWVSKLFGFIALVFASVNIFGGFLVTQRMLAMYKKKG comes from the coding sequence ATGGACGTATCGGCAATCGACCCCTTCACCTTCCGCCTCGCCATCTTCGTCCTGGCCATCTTCGTCGGCTATTTCGTGGTCTGGTCGGTGACCCCGGCCCTGCACACGCCGCTAATGAGCGTCACCAATGCCATTTCTTCGGTGATCGTCGTCGGCGCTCTTCTGGCCGTGGGCGTCAACATGGTTCATGACGCCAGCTGGGTCTCCAAGCTCTTCGGTTTCATCGCCCTGGTCTTCGCTTCGGTGAACATCTTCGGCGGCTTCCTCGTGACCCAGCGCATGCTGGCCATGTACAAGAAGAAGGGCTGA